Genomic window (Candidatus Vicinibacter proximus):
CGCTTTGACACCATTAATCAATTTGGTTGCGACAGCATCGTTAACCTGGATTTAAGGATCCTTAAATCCAATGCAACAAACATCAGACACACTGCTTGCGATGCATACAGCTGGAATGGACAAACCTACGATACCGGTGGAATCTATTCGTACAAAGCAAAAAATAGTTTCGGCTGCGACAGCACTGTAACTTTAGAACTCACTCTTCACTATTCCGATTCCAACCGTGTGCAAATCGAAACCTGCAATTCATTTGTTTGGAATGGAAGGACCTATACACAGAGTGGTGTGTACACACTGGACACCGTCAATCAATTCGGTTGTGACAGTGTGGTGCAATTAAATCTGAGCATAAATTCTCAGATCAATAAAACCATAGTTCAAACTTCTTGTGATGCTTATCAATGGAATGGACGCAATTACAGTCAATCAGGAATTTATACGGATACGACACAAAGTTCCGAAGGCTGCGACAGCATCACTACCCTGCAACTAACCATCCATAAATCCAACAGTTCGAATACGGTGCACACCACTTGCGACCGCTATGTATGGAATGGAAAGACCTATACCCAAAGCGGTACATATACTTTTCAAACACAAAATGCAAGTGGATGTGACAGCACTGCTACTTTGCAACTGACTATTTCAAATTCAAATCAATCGTTAAGCAATCGTACAAGTTGCGATGAGTACAGCTGGAACAATGTAAAGTATACACAAAGTGGAACGTATCCATACAAAACAATTAATTCATCAGGATGTGACAGCACGGCAGTTTTAAATTTGGTCATACATAAGTCGGATAGTTTGCTGCAAAAACAAACGGCATGTGAGACATTTGTTTGGAATAATGTGACCTACACACAATCCGGAAAATATATTTTTCAGACAATCAATCAATATGGCTGCGACAGCATCATTACTTTGGATTTAAACATTGTTTCATCTACCAAAAAAGATACTTCCATTACCATTTGCGACAGCATAATGTTTCTGGGTAAAAATTTAACAAGTTCTGGAAACTATTCCTTTCCACTAACCAATGCGGCGGGTTGTGATTCCGTCGTAAATCTGAATTTGAAAATCAACTCAATCTATTATAAACAGAATGTTACAAGTTGTGATGCATACGTCTGGGATTTGAATGGCAAAAAGTTTGACACTTCCGGAATGTATTCAGAAAAATATACAAACAGCTCAGGTTGTGATTCTATTTATTATTTGGAGTTAACCATCCATCCGAAGTATGAATTCACACAAGAAGCAGAAGCATGTAAGCAATACCGGTGGTCACTCAACAATCAATTGCTTACAGAATCCGGCTTGTACACTGTTCCACTCAAAACCCATCAGGGCTGTGACTCCATCCTCAGTTTGGATCTTACGATAAATGATGATTTTGTAAAGCGGGATACGGTCTTCACAGATACGACCTACACCTGGCCCGTCAATGCACAGACCTATGAAAAGTCCGGAACTTATCAAGAGTCCTTCCGTTCGACGGTAGGTTGTGATTCGCTCCACTACCTGTATCTGCTCATCAAAAAGAATTACGGAATCTACTATCCGAATGTAATCCACCCCGGCGGGGTGAACAATGGATTTACATTATTCGATGATGGATCGACCATTGCGCAGATCACGAAATTATCAATCTACGACCGCTGGGGATCGCAGGTATGGCAACAAGAAAACTTCGCTGCCAATGATCCCTCGCTGGGCTGGGACGGCAGCTTCAAGGGGAAAGCAGTCGTTCCGGGCGTATATGTGTGGCAAGCACAATTGACCCTGCAGGATGGATCGGTGATCTCCTGGCAGGGGGAGGTGACGGTGGTGAGGTAAGAATATTGTCTGAACTGGGATTTATGGGATTGTTGGGATTTGTGGGATTGACTATTTAAGAAGGATCTCCAATTTCAGATTTTACTACAAGAAGTATTAAACGGATGAATTTACGAAGGGTAGCTTGTTTTTTATATATTTGGAACAAATTTCCACCGATTACTATGTTGCCACCAAAAGTAAATTTTGAGGAATTAGATGGGAATACCATTATTTCCTTAATGGCACAGGGAAATATGCAAATTTTAGATCAGGTATATGACGCCTATAAACCGGCTTATCTTAATTGGGCCAGGAGACAATTCTCGTCCATCAATCAACAGGATTTGTTGGATAGTTGGCATGATGCAGTAATTGCATTTTATGAACAAGTCATTGCTCGTAAGCTGGTTAGTCTAAGTTGTGCTTTGAAGACTTACTTATTTACTATAGGGTACCGATCATTGTTGAGAAAGCATAAAAAAGTTAAGGAAATAATTGAGGATACAGAAATAGATAAGCATTTCCTGGAGGCTTCTGTTAATTTGTTTTTTGAGGAGGAAGATCCCTTTCTTGAGCAAAAATCCATACTTCTAAAAGCAATTAATGAATTGCCAGCCCAAAGTCAACAGGTTTTGATGTTAAGATTTATCGATGGAAAATCATTAAAGGACATATCGGAAATTGTACATTACAATTCTTTAAATGTTTTGAGTGCAACCATATCCAGGAGTTTGAAGCTATTAAAGAGTAAGATTCATGACAAATTGGAAATAAAAAAGCATGAAGGAAATTGATCAGGAATGGATTGAAGCTTATCTGGCAGGGGAACTGACTGATAAACAAAGAGCTATTTTGGAATCCAGGATGGCAGAAGATGCTGTCTTAAGACAGGAAGTTGAAGATTATAAATTGAGTATACAAGCCTTGCGTCTCAAAAGAAGGGAGGAGTTGAAGGAGCGTTTTAAGAATAGAGATCAGGTAAATGCAAAAGTTTTTCCCTGGAAATTAATTGTCTTGGCCATTTTACTTATATGTGTTCTGTTTTGGGTATGGAATAATCAAAATGGAAGTCCTCCAATATTGCATGAGGTAGAGCAATTAAGCGATTCAACCTCCATAAGAGAAGATTTAAATGTTCCGGCAGATACGCTTAAGAACATTCCAAACCCAACAGAGAATGAAGCGAAGAAAATTATCCCAGCTCCGGTAAAAAAATTAAAACCCTCTGCTAATAAATTAAAACAACAACCCATAGCTGCCAACGGTTACACCCATGAGGAATTATTTGCAATGAATTTTAAGCCATACAAGGATGAAACAATGAATTTAAACTTACGGGGAAATGAACCATTAAGTGCTTATGATCAATTCATAAAATTCTATTGGGATGGAAAGTATCAGGAAGTTATTCTTTCGTTTAATCAATTGAATACTGCTTTGCAAAATAATGACAACGTGCTTTTTATAAAGTCAAATGCTTTAATGTACAATGGAGAAATTGATCAGGCCAAGCAGTTGCTCGAAAGTATTATTAGACGCAACAGGACAAGATATTCGATTGAGGCCAGATGGAATCTTGGATTATGTTATTTGAGAACCAATGATTTGACAAAAGCCAAAGAACAATTTAGGGTGGTAAAATCTTTTGATCAGACAAGATATAAAATGTCTGTTGAAAAATTATTGCGACAATTCTGATATGGGTTAATTAATCTTTGAGAATTGGATGGGAAACTTTTATATGAATAATTTCATAAGAATCAATCGGTCTGAACATCGTTCTTTAAAGATTGATTTTAGCAAGTTGAAATGCATTTGCATCATCATAATAATTTGGAGACCTTTTCTAGTATTTTCACAAAGTGTAGATTCCATCGCCATTAAGGAGATTGATAGTTTGATTCAGGTGTCACAAAAATTTAATTCAAAAGATAATTTTGTCAAAGCACTTGAAGTTAATTCACTCTCTGAAAAAATTGCTTTGGAAAAGTTTGGACGAGAATCAGTTTCATATGGTAAGATTTGCCATAACAAGGGAAGAATATTGAATTCTAAAGGGGATTACTTACAAGCTGAAAGCGCATACTTGGAAGCAAAATTCATCAGGGCATTGGTTTTAGGAGAAGAACACCCTGAGTATTTGGGGACATTAATCAACCTTGCAACTTTGTATAGTAAATTGTCGAGATTTGATGAAGCTGAAGCACTATTTTTAACTTCTAAATCTAGTTTTGAAAAAAATGTTAAAAATTTAGAGCATCCTTTTTATAAAAATTGTATTATTAATTTGGGTAATTTGTATTTAAAATTGGGTAAATTTAGCAGTTGTGAGGTACTATTTTTACAATCGAAAGCAATAAGTGAAAAAAAATTTGGGAAAAAACATGCCGATTATGGCCAAGCATTATTAAATCTGGCAGTTTTATACAACAAAGTAGGTGAATATAACAAGGCAGAATCATTGTACTTAGAAACGAAATTAATTTATGAAGGATTGATGGATAAAGAAGATCCAAAATTATTAAAACTTCTTAATAATATTGGAAGATTGTATTTTGATTTATTTCAATATGACAAGGCTGAAATTTTCTATACTGAATTGAAAGTAATTTATGAGAAAGCACATATCAGGGACAGCATCGAATATGCTACCTACCTGGATAATCATGCAATTTTATACTTTATGCTTGGTCATTATGATAAGGCAGAAACTTTCTACCTTAAATCTATTAATATAACTGAAAATATTTTAGGGAAGTATAATCCAAATTATCTTTCATGTCAAAATAATCTAGCCATATTATACCAAACTATTGGCCAATATTCAAAGGCAGAATACCATTATATTGAATCCAAGGAAATTCGCGAAAAAGTTTTTGGCAATAAGCATTTTGAATATGCTGCAAGTCTGAACAATATGTCAAGTTTTTATTGTGAAATTGGCAAATATGATAAAGCAGAACTACTCTGCTTAGAAGCCAAATCAATCATAGAAATATCACTCGGTAGTGATCATCCTGAATATGCAAATGTTTTAAGCAGTCTTGCAAACTTGTATATGAATATTGGTAAATATGACAAAGTTGAAGGTCTATTGTTAGAAGCCAAAGAGATATATGAAAAGTCACTTGGAAGGAATCACGACTCTTATTTAAGGTGCTTGTGGAATCTTGGAAAATTTTATGGATTACAATGTAAGTTCTCCGTTTTAGACCATTTATTTACAGAATTAGGCACCCTCTATCAGGCAAGAATGACCAAGATGGTGTCATTCCTTTCAGAAATTGAGTTGAATAAGGTTAGTACAGATTTTAGAATCATTAATGATAATTTGAATTCATTACTGCGTGCAAAAATGACTGTGGAAGATTTAAGTCAGGGAAGTATGCTTGATGACCTGGCATATGACTACACTCTATTTAGTAAAGGATTTCTCTTGAACGCAGCCATGCGATTAAATAATCTTTCAAATACTTCTGTGGAATGCACTGAGGGAAGACTTCAACTTAAGAATTGTTTAAGACTCTTAAATGCAGAATATTCAAAACCCATTTTTGAAAGAAAAGGTGTATTAGAACTAGAAGAACAGTCCAACAATTTAGAAAAAAAACTGATTAATAATGTATCTGGATATGGGGAAATATTTAGGCAAGTAAAATGGCAGGAAGTTCAATCTGTTTTAAAGTGGAATGAAATATCAATTTAGTTCATTCATTCTTTCTATTATAGTAATTACTACCATACAAGAAATATAGACAGCATTTCATATGCAGCTCTGATATTGCTACCAGGCGATTCTACACCTCGTTTTGTTCATTTATTCGAATCAAGTGACCTGAATCAGTTATTGACTTATTCACAATCTAAGGGAATGGATTATGTTGCAGAAGTATATCGCCCTAGCCAAGGTTATGAATCAGACTTTAGTTTACACAATGCAAAATCTCTTTATGAATTGATCTGGCAGCCTTTGGAACCCTACCTTAAAGGTGTGCGTAGAATTTATTATTCTCCAAGTGGATTGTTGCATCGAATCAATCAAAATGCAATTGCTATTAATGATCAAACTTTGCTTTCTGATAAATATGAATTGATTCAATTGGGCAGCACAAGACAATTGGTGTTAAACGGAGATGGAAAAAATTCGCAAATTCTTGATGCTTGTATATTCGGCGGCATAAATTTTGAAATGGATACCACTTCATCGATTGAAGAAAATAATCGGTTAAATATTGATGGGATTGCATTGAGAACTGAACTCAGTTTTTCTGATACAGATTCAACCTTGAGGGGGGGGAGCTGGACCTACCTCAAAGGATCTGATCAGGAAGCAGATGAAATCAACAGTATAATTCGTAAGGCAAGTATCCGCAGTCATCTCTTTAAGGGACATGAAGCATCTGAACAAGCCTTCAAAAAGCTCGGAGACTTTGAAAATGAATCACCAAAAATCATTCACATCTCCACTCATGGATATTTTTTTCCTGATCCAGGGTATGTGGTCTCCTCAAATATCGTAGAGGCAAGCGACGGTGAGACAAGTAATCCAGACAAGAAGGCCAGAGCAAAAGTGGCATTGATTAAACCAATCCTAATTCATGGAATAGAAGAACCTGGTTTTAAGAGGTCCGAGCATCCTATGTTACGATCCGGTCTTATTTTGGCAGGAGGTAATCATGCCTGGAAAACAGGTAAGCCTTTCAAACCTGATGCGGAGGATGGTATATTAACCGCTTATGAAATAAGCCAGTTAAATTTAAAAAATACAGAGTTGGTGGTGCTCTCTGCATGCGAGACAGGGCTTGGAGACATACAGGGTAATGAAGGAGTGTATGGACTTCAGAGGGCCTTTAAAATCGCAGGGGTTAAGAACCTGATCATGTCTTTATGGCAAGTGCCGGATCAACAAACCAGCGAACTCATGACTTCTTTTTTATAAGTATTGGCTAATTAATAAGAAAAGTATTCGCGAATCCCTAAAATTAGCCCAGAATGATTTAAGGAAGAAGGGTTTGGAGCCTTTTTTTTGGGCGGGGTTTGTGTTGGTTGAGTGATACAATTGAATTTAAATATTTAGTTTAATTCCATGAATAGATTATTCGTTTTCCTATTATTTTATTTCTATGATTCACTATTAAATGGACAAATTGTTGATTCAATTATAATAAAAAAGTTGATAGTTTAATTATTGTTTCCAAAGAATTTGCAAGTAGTAAAAATTATCTTAAGGCTATTGAGATAAATTCTATTGCAGAAAAATTAGTTTTAGAAAAACTTGGTCAGGAATCAGCTGCATTTGGAAAAATCTGTTTACATTATGGAGTCATAATGTATTCTAAAAGAGACTATTTGGAAGCAGAAAAATGGTACTTATTAGCAAAGGATATTCAAGAAAGAATATTAGGTAAGCATAATGCTGATTATGCAAATACATTAAACAATCTAGGTATTTTATATTGGAGCAAAGGTGATTTTATCAAATCGGAACCATTCTTTATTGAAGCGCTAGCTATTAGAGAATTAGTTTATGGAAAATTTAATTCCGAATATGCTAAGAGTTTAAATAATTTAGCTCAACTATATACTAACTTAGGTAAATATGATAAAGCAGAATTATTTCACGTTGAATGTAAATCTATTAGACAAAAAGTCTTTGGGTTACAACATCCAGATTATATTGGGACTTTAATAAATTTGTCATCTTTATATAGAAATATTGGCGATTTTGAGAAATGTGAACCACTTTTGCTAGAAGCCAAGGCTTTATGGGAAAAGTTTTGGGATAAATTGCATCCAACTTATTCGGCAATTCTTATAAATCTAGGGCTATTGTATTATGATTTAGGACAATATGAAAAAGCAGAAGTTCTTTACTTGACTGCAAAATCTATTTTTGAAACTAAAACAATGGATTTTAATAATCCTTTTTATTTTAATTGTATTATCAATTTGGCGACTTTATATCAAAATTTGGGGAATTACCCAGAAGCTGAAGCTCTTTACATAATGGCAAAAGATATACAATTTAAGTTGTATGGAAAAAACCATCAAAATTATGCAACAAACTTGAACAATCTAGGTACCTTGTATAAAGACATGGGTCAATTTGAAAAAGCTGAAAGTTTATTGATAGAAGCAAAAGATATTCGTGAAAGTGTGTTAGGGAAAGAACACAATGATTATTTATATAGTCTAGTACAATTGGCATTTTTGTACTTAAAAAACAATAATAATGCGAAAGCGGAAATATTACTTCTTGAAGCTAAGTCAAAACAGGAAGAAATATTGGGAACAGAACATCCAGACTATATTTGGAGTTTAAAAGGTCTTACTGATTTATATATTGAATATGGTAAGTATGATTTAGCATTTAATCTAGTTCAAAGGATATTTGAGTTGAATCAAGGATTTATATTTAAGGTTAATAATTTTCTGTCTGAAAAGGAAATGAGTCAATTTTTAAATAGGAGTTTACAAGTTCAAGATCTAAGCCTTTCCTATGCGAGCGAAACAAGAAGTAATTTAGTAGGTAAAACTTGTTTTGATATTTCTCTTTTTTATAAGGGAATAATCCTTAATTCAACTTTAAAAATCAAGCAACTTGCGTTATCAAATCCTGGGTCTGTTGAAAATCTTAATCAACTTAAATTTTATCATCGGTTATTATCAATTGAATATTCTAAGCCTAAATCCGTACAAAGGAATCTAGTTGAATTGGAAATTAAAGTGAACAGTTTAGAAAAGGAGTTAAACAGGTCAAATTCAGACTACAGAGAAATTTTAACACCTGTTAACTGGAAGCAAGTACAAAACATGCTCCGCATGGGGGAAACAGCAATTGAGTTTGTGCATTTTAAAAATTTGATTGGAAGCCAATCCAATATTAATACGTATGCAGCCCTGGTATTGCTTCCGGGTGATTCATTTCCTCATTTCGTGCCTCTTTTTGATGAAGAGAAACTGAATCAATTCTTGTCGAATTCCCAATCAAGGAGAATGGATTATGTTGCTGATTTATACAATTTATCAATTCAACGGGGAGCATTACCCAATGAAATTACTAATTCCCTTTATGAGTTGATATGGAAACCATTAGGTCCATACCTTAAAAGAGTTACTAAAATATATTTTTCTCCAAGTGGATTATTGCATAGAATTAATCAAAATGCTATTGCTATAGATGATAAAACATTACTTTCTGACAGATATGATTTGATCCAAATGGGAAGTACCAGGCAGTTGGTAATTGATGATAGGCGAAAAGTCCCAAAAGTAGTTAATGCCAGTATTTATGGTGGAATCAACTTTGATGTTGGCTCCATGGATATAATGCCGAAAGTTCAATACAGGGACAGTAATAGCTTTTCGCTCAGATCTGAACTTAGTTATTCAAATACTGATTCCACTTTAAGAGGTGGAGCATGGACCTACCTCCATGGATCTGATCATGAAGTAATAGAGATTAATAAGATATTCAACAAGGCAGGTATTAAATCAAATTTTTTCGAGGGCAAAAAAGCGACTGAAGAAACTTTTAAAAAGCTTGGAGAGTACAACAAGGAGTCGCCTCAAATCATTCATATTTCTACACATGGGTATTTTTTTCCAGATCCAGAAGTTAGTCGTCAGTCATCATTTATAAGCCTTCAGGAAGAACCCGTTTTTAAAATATCCGAGCATCCTATGTTGCGATCCGGCCTTATTATGGCAGGTGGTAATTATGCCTGGAAAACTGGTAAGCCCGTATATCCTGATGCGGAGGATGGTATATTAACCGCTTATGAAATAAGCCAGTTAAATTTAAAAAATACAGAGTTGGTGGTGCTTTCTGCATGCGAGACCGGGCTTGGAGACATACAAGGTAATGAAGGAGTATATGGACTTCAAAGGGCTTTTAAAATCGCAGGGGTTAGGAACCTGATCATGTCTTTATGGCAAGTACCGGATCAACAGACAAGTGAACTCATGACTACCTTTTATAGGTATTGGTTAATTAAGAAAAAAAGTATTCGCGAATCCTTAAAGCTCGCTCAGAATGATTTACGAAAACAAGGCCTGGAACCTTTTTATTGGGCAGGATTTGTGTTAGTTGAATGAATATTCAAAAAATTCTCGCACTTATTCTCACTCAGTTTCCCTACATAATTTGTCCTAGGTGAAAAACACAATCTTATTTATTGTCAACCTTAATCAAATGAAAATTTCCTTTAAAAGGGTTTATGCGATCTAAGGTTTTACTGCCTATTTGCAAATGCAATCCTTTAGTTTTACTCAAAATAGCTTCCATCGACCATCTAAATCTTTCGATTAAAGTTGATTTAAGTCAAGTTTTCCAAACTTAATTGATTTTTATTTTAATCGGCTAGGATGCACTCATTACTAAGTATTTTAATCCTATTGTATTGATTTACAACACTTGTATTCCAGAATGCATACCGCAATTATGGTGCTTAAGTTTACTTTGGGTCCAAAAGTTTAAAATATTTTTCGTCTGATGTTAAGATTT
Coding sequences:
- a CDS encoding tetratricopeptide repeat protein, which codes for MNNFIRINRSEHRSLKIDFSKLKCICIIIIIWRPFLVFSQSVDSIAIKEIDSLIQVSQKFNSKDNFVKALEVNSLSEKIALEKFGRESVSYGKICHNKGRILNSKGDYLQAESAYLEAKFIRALVLGEEHPEYLGTLINLATLYSKLSRFDEAEALFLTSKSSFEKNVKNLEHPFYKNCIINLGNLYLKLGKFSSCEVLFLQSKAISEKKFGKKHADYGQALLNLAVLYNKVGEYNKAESLYLETKLIYEGLMDKEDPKLLKLLNNIGRLYFDLFQYDKAEIFYTELKVIYEKAHIRDSIEYATYLDNHAILYFMLGHYDKAETFYLKSINITENILGKYNPNYLSCQNNLAILYQTIGQYSKAEYHYIESKEIREKVFGNKHFEYAASLNNMSSFYCEIGKYDKAELLCLEAKSIIEISLGSDHPEYANVLSSLANLYMNIGKYDKVEGLLLEAKEIYEKSLGRNHDSYLRCLWNLGKFYGLQCKFSVLDHLFTELGTLYQARMTKMVSFLSEIELNKVSTDFRIINDNLNSLLRAKMTVEDLSQGSMLDDLAYDYTLFSKGFLLNAAMRLNNLSNTSVECTEGRLQLKNCLRLLNAEYSKPIFERKGVLELEEQSNNLEKKLINNVSGYGEIFRQVKWQEVQSVLKWNEISI
- a CDS encoding CHAT domain-containing protein encodes the protein MDYVAEVYRPSQGYESDFSLHNAKSLYELIWQPLEPYLKGVRRIYYSPSGLLHRINQNAIAINDQTLLSDKYELIQLGSTRQLVLNGDGKNSQILDACIFGGINFEMDTTSSIEENNRLNIDGIALRTELSFSDTDSTLRGGSWTYLKGSDQEADEINSIIRKASIRSHLFKGHEASEQAFKKLGDFENESPKIIHISTHGYFFPDPGYVVSSNIVEASDGETSNPDKKARAKVALIKPILIHGIEEPGFKRSEHPMLRSGLILAGGNHAWKTGKPFKPDAEDGILTAYEISQLNLKNTELVVLSACETGLGDIQGNEGVYGLQRAFKIAGVKNLIMSLWQVPDQQTSELMTSFL
- a CDS encoding CHAT domain-containing protein, with protein sequence MEAEKWYLLAKDIQERILGKHNADYANTLNNLGILYWSKGDFIKSEPFFIEALAIRELVYGKFNSEYAKSLNNLAQLYTNLGKYDKAELFHVECKSIRQKVFGLQHPDYIGTLINLSSLYRNIGDFEKCEPLLLEAKALWEKFWDKLHPTYSAILINLGLLYYDLGQYEKAEVLYLTAKSIFETKTMDFNNPFYFNCIINLATLYQNLGNYPEAEALYIMAKDIQFKLYGKNHQNYATNLNNLGTLYKDMGQFEKAESLLIEAKDIRESVLGKEHNDYLYSLVQLAFLYLKNNNNAKAEILLLEAKSKQEEILGTEHPDYIWSLKGLTDLYIEYGKYDLAFNLVQRIFELNQGFIFKVNNFLSEKEMSQFLNRSLQVQDLSLSYASETRSNLVGKTCFDISLFYKGIILNSTLKIKQLALSNPGSVENLNQLKFYHRLLSIEYSKPKSVQRNLVELEIKVNSLEKELNRSNSDYREILTPVNWKQVQNMLRMGETAIEFVHFKNLIGSQSNINTYAALVLLPGDSFPHFVPLFDEEKLNQFLSNSQSRRMDYVADLYNLSIQRGALPNEITNSLYELIWKPLGPYLKRVTKIYFSPSGLLHRINQNAIAIDDKTLLSDRYDLIQMGSTRQLVIDDRRKVPKVVNASIYGGINFDVGSMDIMPKVQYRDSNSFSLRSELSYSNTDSTLRGGAWTYLHGSDHEVIEINKIFNKAGIKSNFFEGKKATEETFKKLGEYNKESPQIIHISTHGYFFPDPEVSRQSSFISLQEEPVFKISEHPMLRSGLIMAGGNYAWKTGKPVYPDAEDGILTAYEISQLNLKNTELVVLSACETGLGDIQGNEGVYGLQRAFKIAGVRNLIMSLWQVPDQQTSELMTTFYRYWLIKKKSIRESLKLAQNDLRKQGLEPFYWAGFVLVE
- a CDS encoding tetratricopeptide repeat protein, encoding MKEIDQEWIEAYLAGELTDKQRAILESRMAEDAVLRQEVEDYKLSIQALRLKRREELKERFKNRDQVNAKVFPWKLIVLAILLICVLFWVWNNQNGSPPILHEVEQLSDSTSIREDLNVPADTLKNIPNPTENEAKKIIPAPVKKLKPSANKLKQQPIAANGYTHEELFAMNFKPYKDETMNLNLRGNEPLSAYDQFIKFYWDGKYQEVILSFNQLNTALQNNDNVLFIKSNALMYNGEIDQAKQLLESIIRRNRTRYSIEARWNLGLCYLRTNDLTKAKEQFRVVKSFDQTRYKMSVEKLLRQF
- a CDS encoding sigma-70 family RNA polymerase sigma factor; this encodes MNLRRVACFLYIWNKFPPITMLPPKVNFEELDGNTIISLMAQGNMQILDQVYDAYKPAYLNWARRQFSSINQQDLLDSWHDAVIAFYEQVIARKLVSLSCALKTYLFTIGYRSLLRKHKKVKEIIEDTEIDKHFLEASVNLFFEEEDPFLEQKSILLKAINELPAQSQQVLMLRFIDGKSLKDISEIVHYNSLNVLSATISRSLKLLKSKIHDKLEIKKHEGN